The following coding sequences lie in one Gemmatimonadaceae bacterium genomic window:
- a CDS encoding alpha/beta fold hydrolase — translation MVLLLHGFPDLAVSWEAQMEALAAAGYRAVAPDLRGYGESERPEGIAAYALDVLARDVAALADQLGGRVHLVGHDWGGVIAWHVAMQHPAVLRSLTIINAPHPKAFRRELARNWAQRRRSWYMLAFQVPVLPELALRALTRRLFATILREGTHSPDARAAYRQAFATRAAWRAAVHYYRALFRIRPASSQPVTCPTQILWGLQDPYLGPALIEGLERWVPDLTIERLPNAGHWAQWSAAEAVNHALLAFVSRH, via the coding sequence GTGGTGCTCCTCCTGCACGGCTTCCCCGATCTCGCCGTGAGCTGGGAAGCCCAGATGGAGGCGCTGGCCGCTGCTGGGTATCGCGCGGTGGCCCCGGATCTGCGCGGCTACGGCGAGAGCGAGCGCCCCGAAGGGATCGCGGCGTACGCCCTTGATGTGTTGGCGCGCGACGTCGCCGCCCTCGCCGACCAGCTGGGTGGTCGCGTGCATCTGGTGGGGCATGACTGGGGCGGTGTCATCGCGTGGCACGTGGCCATGCAGCACCCCGCGGTGCTTCGGTCCCTGACCATCATTAACGCGCCGCACCCCAAGGCCTTCCGCCGCGAGCTGGCGCGCAATTGGGCGCAACGCCGGCGCTCGTGGTACATGCTGGCGTTTCAGGTGCCGGTGCTGCCCGAGTTGGCGCTCCGCGCGCTCACGCGGCGGCTGTTCGCCACGATCCTGCGTGAAGGCACGCATTCCCCCGACGCGCGCGCGGCCTACCGGCAGGCCTTTGCGACCCGCGCCGCGTGGCGCGCGGCGGTGCACTACTATCGCGCGCTGTTCCGCATCCGCCCCGCGTCGTCGCAGCCGGTCACCTGCCCCACGCAGATCCTGTGGGGCCTGCAGGATCCGTATCTCGGGCCCGCGCTCATTGAGGGGCTGGAGCGGTGGGTGCCCGATCTCACGATCGAGCGGCTCCCGAACGCCGGGCACTGGGCACAGTGGAGTGCTGCGGAGGCGGTGAACCACGCGCTGCTCGCGTTCGTCAGCCGCCACTGA
- the leuB gene encoding 3-isopropylmalate dehydrogenase — MKATVTVLPGDGIGPEVTAEALRVLRHVSRTHGIELTVEEALIGGCAIDATGDPLPSATREAVQRADAVLLGAVGGPKWGTGAVRPEQGLLGLRKLLGTYANLRPVCAVPVLAPLSPVKDDRLANVDILFVRELTAGVYFGEKRWDTDPNGSGRRVVDECVYTEGEIERIARVAGTAARARRGRVTSIDKANVMETSRFWREVTSRIFATEFPDVQLDHLLADAFTMLLIQRPSTFDVVVADNLFGDLVTDEAAVLAGSIGLLPSASLGERRRDGTVPGLYEPIHGSAPDIAGQGKANPAGTILSVAMMLRHSFSREHAAAEIEAAVYGAINAGVRTADCVQPGEIACTTTAFTDAVLSRLG; from the coding sequence ATGAAGGCCACCGTCACGGTGCTTCCGGGCGACGGCATCGGCCCGGAGGTGACGGCCGAAGCCCTGCGCGTCTTGCGGCACGTCAGCCGGACGCATGGGATCGAACTGACCGTGGAGGAAGCGCTGATCGGTGGCTGCGCCATCGATGCGACCGGCGATCCGTTGCCGTCAGCGACACGGGAGGCCGTTCAGCGCGCCGATGCGGTGCTGCTTGGCGCCGTGGGCGGCCCCAAGTGGGGCACGGGGGCGGTGCGACCGGAGCAGGGACTGCTTGGGCTGCGGAAGCTCTTGGGGACCTATGCTAATCTGCGACCCGTCTGTGCCGTCCCGGTGCTGGCGCCGCTCTCGCCGGTGAAAGACGACCGGCTGGCGAACGTGGACATCCTGTTCGTGCGGGAACTGACCGCCGGCGTCTACTTCGGCGAGAAACGCTGGGACACCGATCCGAACGGGAGTGGGCGGCGGGTGGTGGATGAGTGTGTGTATACCGAAGGCGAGATCGAGCGCATCGCGCGGGTGGCCGGCACCGCCGCCCGGGCGCGGCGCGGCAGGGTCACCAGCATCGACAAGGCCAACGTCATGGAGACCTCCCGCTTCTGGCGTGAGGTGACCAGTCGCATCTTCGCCACCGAGTTCCCCGACGTGCAGCTCGACCATCTGCTCGCAGATGCGTTCACGATGCTGCTGATTCAACGGCCGTCGACGTTCGATGTCGTCGTCGCCGATAACCTGTTCGGCGATCTGGTCACCGACGAAGCTGCGGTGCTCGCCGGCAGTATTGGCTTGCTCCCGAGTGCATCGCTGGGAGAACGACGGCGCGACGGGACCGTCCCTGGGCTGTACGAACCCATTCACGGGTCTGCCCCCGACATTGCCGGCCAAGGCAAGGCCAACCCCGCGGGCACAATCCTCAGCGTCGCGATGATGCTTCGGCACAGCTTCAGTCGCGAGCATGCCGCCGCCGAGATCGAAGCCGCCGTGTACGGGGCGATCAACGCCGGAGTGCGCACGGCGGACTGCGTACAACCTGGCGAGATCGCCTGTACGACCACCGCCTTCACCGATGCCGTGTTGAGTCGACTGGGGTAG
- the leuD gene encoding 3-isopropylmalate dehydratase small subunit — MSTTTRTPWTTLASAAVVLPHNDVDTDQIIPARFLTTTARAGLGALAFYDWRYDEHGAPRPDFVLNGVAAAGRQLLVAGENFGCGSSREHAPWALLDAGFRAVIAASFADIFRSNANRNGLLTVALGAQLSTLTDALTRAPDLTVTVDLEAQIVHWTDGPALSFPVDAFTKHGLLTGLDELGMLVAELPQILAWEADTGRTERVA, encoded by the coding sequence ATGAGCACCACCACGCGTACGCCGTGGACCACGCTCGCATCCGCTGCGGTCGTGCTCCCGCACAACGATGTGGATACGGACCAGATCATTCCCGCTCGGTTCCTGACCACCACCGCGCGCGCCGGCCTCGGGGCGCTGGCATTTTACGATTGGCGGTACGACGAACACGGTGCGCCGCGCCCCGACTTCGTCTTGAATGGTGTGGCCGCGGCGGGGCGACAACTCCTCGTGGCTGGAGAGAATTTCGGCTGTGGCTCCAGTCGCGAGCATGCTCCGTGGGCCTTGCTCGATGCCGGCTTTCGGGCCGTCATTGCCGCCTCGTTCGCCGACATCTTTCGCAGCAACGCGAATCGCAACGGCCTGCTGACGGTCGCGCTGGGCGCACAGCTCTCGACGCTCACCGACGCCCTCACGCGCGCCCCCGACCTCACCGTGACGGTGGACCTGGAGGCGCAGATCGTGCATTGGACCGACGGCCCCGCGCTCTCGTTCCCCGTCGATGCGTTCACCAAGCACGGCTTGCTGACCGGGCTGGATGAACTGGGCATGCTCGTCGCCGAGCTCCCCCAGATTCTCGCGTGGGAAGCCGATACGGGTCGCACGGAGCGCGTCGCATGA
- the leuC gene encoding 3-isopropylmalate dehydratase large subunit has protein sequence MTTTPTTLFDKLWRAHEVRAGSGTMPSTLYVDLHLIHEVTSPQAFAELRARGLTVRRPDRTLATMDHSTSTLVRTRREMTDAAAGAQLDTLAANCAEYGITLYGLGDARRGIVHVIGPELGRTHPGMTIVCGDSHTSTHGAFGALAFGIGTSEVGHVLATQCLLQRRPKSMQVRVDGALQPGVTAKDIILAIIAQIGVDGGTGHVIEYRGQAVEALDMAGRMTVCNMSIEAGARAGMIAPDDTTIAFLHGRPFAPKGQAWEAAVAHWRTLCSDDGAPFDASVHVDASRLAPMITWGTNPGMGIAIDAPVPDDGRAASQRAFAYMGVTPGRPLLGQPVDVVFIGSCTNGRLDDLRVAARMLEGQRVAPHTRLLVVPGSQQVKRDAEAEGLAEIFRAAGAEWRESGCSMCIAMNGDTVGRGQLAISTSNRNFEGRQGAGARTLLASPATAAASAIAGAVADPRRTPVLARPLVLEGAA, from the coding sequence ATGACCACCACGCCCACGACCCTCTTCGACAAGCTCTGGCGCGCCCATGAGGTCCGCGCCGGCAGCGGCACCATGCCGTCCACCCTCTACGTCGATCTCCACCTCATTCATGAGGTGACCTCACCCCAGGCGTTCGCCGAGCTGCGGGCACGGGGACTCACGGTCCGCCGCCCCGATCGGACGCTGGCCACGATGGACCACAGCACCTCGACGCTCGTCCGCACGCGCCGCGAAATGACCGATGCCGCCGCCGGCGCGCAGCTGGATACTCTCGCGGCCAACTGCGCCGAATACGGCATTACGCTGTACGGATTGGGTGATGCGCGTCGCGGCATCGTGCATGTGATCGGCCCCGAACTGGGACGGACGCACCCCGGCATGACGATCGTGTGCGGCGACAGCCATACCAGCACGCACGGCGCCTTCGGCGCGCTGGCCTTCGGGATCGGGACCAGTGAGGTTGGCCACGTCCTCGCCACACAGTGTCTGCTGCAGCGGCGTCCCAAGTCGATGCAGGTGCGTGTGGATGGCGCCCTGCAGCCGGGCGTGACGGCCAAGGACATCATTCTCGCCATTATCGCCCAGATCGGGGTGGATGGCGGCACGGGACACGTGATCGAGTACCGCGGACAGGCCGTCGAGGCGCTCGACATGGCCGGACGCATGACCGTCTGCAACATGAGCATCGAGGCTGGCGCCCGAGCCGGGATGATCGCCCCCGACGACACCACCATCGCGTTCCTGCATGGCCGCCCGTTCGCGCCGAAGGGCCAGGCTTGGGAAGCGGCCGTGGCGCACTGGCGTACCCTGTGCAGCGATGACGGTGCGCCGTTCGACGCCAGCGTGCACGTCGACGCGTCGCGCCTCGCGCCGATGATCACGTGGGGCACCAACCCCGGGATGGGCATTGCCATCGACGCACCGGTGCCGGACGACGGTAGGGCCGCGTCACAGCGCGCGTTCGCGTATATGGGCGTCACGCCTGGGCGCCCCCTCCTCGGACAACCGGTGGACGTGGTCTTCATTGGCAGCTGCACCAACGGGCGCCTCGACGATCTGCGGGTCGCCGCGCGGATGCTGGAGGGGCAGCGGGTCGCGCCGCACACTCGGCTCCTTGTCGTGCCCGGCTCGCAGCAGGTCAAACGCGACGCCGAAGCCGAAGGGCTCGCCGAGATCTTCCGCGCGGCTGGCGCCGAGTGGCGGGAAAGCGGTTGCAGCATGTGCATCGCGATGAACGGCGATACCGTGGGTCGCGGACAGCTCGCCATCAGCACCAGCAATCGCAATTTCGAAGGACGGCAGGGCGCCGGCGCGCGCACCTTGCTGGCCTCACCGGCCACCGCCGCCGCCTCGGCCATCGCCGGCGCCGTCGCCGATCCGCGTCGGACGCCGGTGTTGGCGCGTCCACTCGTGCTGGAGGGCGCGGCATGA
- a CDS encoding 2-isopropylmalate synthase, translating into MTVRIFDTTLRDGEQAPGCSMTVSEKLAVARQLARLGVDIMEAGFPAASPGDFEAVQAIARESQQWAVRPVICGLARATTRDIDTAARALDAAPAWRIHTFLATSAVHLTHKLQMTHTQVRQRVREMVALAASFTPNVQFSPEDATRSDIAFLHEVLHEAIEAGATTLNIPDTVGYTTPDEYSALIAGIRDQVVRGRDIVIATHCHDDLGLAVANSLAGVGAGARQVECTINGIGERAGNAALEEVVMALRTRADRFGLETRIETTEIGRTSRLVARSTGMRVPANKAVVGANAFAHEAGIHQDGMLKHRDTYEIMRAADVGLESGGLVLGKHSGRAALRARLAELGHHVDDATCDAVFARFKDVADRKKLVDDRELEAIVAGVARHATAVWTLDLLQVSSGTHAIPTATVKLIAPDGQSRIAAAEGDGPVDAVCRAIDSCVEGESGELVEFHIDAAAEGINAVGGVRIALRADGCTAHGFGVHTDIIVATGEAYIAAINALTRVRVRRHTTAEAA; encoded by the coding sequence ATGACGGTCCGCATCTTCGACACGACACTGCGCGACGGGGAACAGGCGCCAGGCTGTTCCATGACGGTCAGCGAAAAGCTCGCCGTCGCCCGGCAGTTGGCGCGGCTCGGTGTGGACATCATGGAAGCGGGCTTTCCGGCGGCAAGCCCGGGGGACTTCGAGGCCGTGCAGGCGATCGCGCGCGAGAGCCAACAGTGGGCCGTGCGTCCGGTGATCTGCGGCCTCGCCCGGGCCACGACGCGGGACATCGACACCGCTGCCCGCGCGCTCGACGCGGCACCGGCCTGGCGTATTCACACCTTCCTCGCGACCAGCGCGGTGCATCTCACGCACAAGCTGCAGATGACGCACACGCAGGTGCGGCAGCGGGTGCGCGAGATGGTCGCCCTCGCTGCCTCCTTCACTCCCAACGTGCAGTTCTCGCCGGAGGATGCGACGCGCAGCGACATCGCGTTCCTGCATGAGGTGCTCCACGAAGCCATCGAGGCGGGAGCGACCACGCTCAACATCCCCGATACCGTCGGCTACACCACGCCCGATGAGTACAGCGCGCTCATCGCCGGGATTCGCGATCAGGTCGTGCGCGGACGCGACATCGTCATTGCCACTCACTGCCATGATGATCTCGGCCTCGCGGTCGCGAACTCGTTGGCCGGTGTCGGCGCGGGGGCGCGGCAGGTGGAGTGCACCATCAACGGCATCGGCGAACGGGCGGGCAATGCGGCGCTCGAGGAAGTCGTGATGGCCTTGCGGACCCGCGCAGATCGCTTTGGGCTCGAGACGCGCATCGAGACCACCGAGATCGGGCGCACCTCGCGACTCGTGGCCCGGAGCACCGGGATGCGCGTCCCCGCCAACAAGGCCGTCGTTGGCGCCAATGCCTTCGCGCACGAGGCCGGGATTCACCAGGATGGGATGCTCAAGCATCGCGACACCTACGAGATCATGCGCGCCGCCGACGTAGGGCTCGAATCGGGCGGGCTGGTGCTCGGCAAGCATTCGGGTCGGGCGGCGCTACGGGCCCGACTCGCAGAATTGGGACACCACGTCGACGACGCCACCTGCGACGCCGTCTTTGCGCGCTTCAAGGACGTGGCCGATCGCAAGAAGCTCGTCGACGATCGCGAACTCGAGGCAATCGTTGCCGGAGTCGCCCGACACGCCACCGCGGTCTGGACGCTCGACCTCCTGCAGGTCTCGAGCGGGACGCATGCCATTCCCACCGCCACCGTCAAGCTCATCGCGCCGGACGGGCAGTCACGCATTGCCGCCGCCGAGGGCGACGGGCCGGTCGACGCCGTCTGCCGCGCCATCGACAGCTGCGTGGAGGGCGAAAGCGGCGAGCTCGTGGAGTTCCACATCGATGCGGCGGCCGAGGGGATCAACGCGGTCGGCGGCGTACGCATCGCCCTCCGTGCCGACGGCTGTACGGCGCACGGGTTCGGCGTGCACACCGACATCATCGTGGCAACGGGGGAGGCCTACATCGCGGCCATCAACGCGCTGACTCGCGTGCGCGTCCGTCGGCACACCACCGCGGAGGCGGCATGA
- the ilvC gene encoding ketol-acid reductoisomerase: protein MPVFYDRDADPTRLQGRRIAIIGYGSQGHAHARNCHDRGLDVRVGLRPGSRSWAAAQAAGLRVVSVGEAAAEADIIMILAPDTEQQRLYDREIAPSMRPGKSLWFAHGFNIHFGLIAPPAGVDVALIAPKSPGHRVREVFTQGGGVPGLIAVAQDASGGARDDALAYAWAIGCTRAGVIETSFAEETETDLFGEQAVLCGGVSALVKAGFETLVEAGYRPEMAYFECLHELKLIVDLMYQGGLNYMRYSVSDTAEYGDYIAGPRIITDQTRDAMRQLLADIRSGDFARTWVAENQQGRSQFNAARAADIDHPIEQVGVRLRALMPFLNAKVARPDTGVQASAPADEAVAV from the coding sequence CTGCCCGTGTTCTACGATCGCGATGCCGATCCCACGCGGCTCCAGGGGCGGCGGATTGCCATCATCGGCTACGGCAGCCAGGGGCATGCGCACGCGCGCAACTGTCACGATCGCGGACTGGATGTGCGCGTCGGGCTGCGGCCAGGCTCGCGCAGTTGGGCGGCCGCGCAGGCGGCCGGGCTCCGGGTGGTGAGTGTGGGCGAGGCCGCGGCCGAGGCCGACATCATCATGATCCTCGCGCCCGACACGGAACAGCAGCGCCTCTACGATCGCGAAATCGCCCCCAGTATGCGTCCGGGGAAGAGCCTCTGGTTCGCGCATGGGTTCAACATTCACTTTGGCCTCATTGCGCCACCGGCCGGTGTCGACGTGGCGCTGATCGCCCCGAAGAGCCCCGGACATCGGGTGCGCGAGGTCTTCACCCAGGGCGGTGGGGTCCCCGGCTTGATCGCCGTCGCACAGGATGCCAGCGGCGGTGCGCGCGATGATGCGCTCGCCTACGCGTGGGCGATCGGCTGTACGCGCGCTGGCGTGATCGAAACGAGCTTTGCGGAAGAAACCGAGACCGATCTGTTCGGGGAGCAGGCGGTGCTCTGCGGTGGCGTGTCGGCGCTGGTGAAGGCGGGTTTCGAAACGCTGGTCGAAGCGGGCTATCGCCCCGAGATGGCCTACTTCGAGTGCCTCCACGAACTCAAGCTCATCGTGGACCTCATGTATCAGGGGGGCCTCAACTACATGCGCTACTCGGTGAGCGATACCGCCGAGTATGGCGATTACATCGCTGGCCCACGCATCATCACCGATCAGACCCGCGACGCGATGCGACAGCTGCTCGCTGATATCCGCAGTGGCGATTTCGCCCGGACCTGGGTGGCCGAAAATCAGCAGGGGCGATCGCAGTTCAACGCGGCCCGCGCCGCCGACATCGACCATCCGATCGAGCAGGTCGGCGTGCGGTTGCGCGCGCTCATGCCGTTCCTGAACGCCAAGGTCGCCCGACCGGATACCGGGGTGCAGGCGTCCGCGCCAGCCGACGAGGCCGTCGCCGTATGA
- the ilvN gene encoding acetolactate synthase small subunit, producing the protein MHTLIAMVQDKAGVLHRVVTLLRRRGYNIDSLSVGRSETAGISRMTLVVEAPDAVQVVKQLDRLVEVIGVLDVSNAAPVVRETALLKVHTNAEQLEYAQRAAEAAGARVLDRTAAEVICEYTDVPERVDEMVRAMRRFGIAELMRTGQLAMLRGTTPRVLEAPNDYRAQADGAPHEEVA; encoded by the coding sequence GTGCACACGCTCATTGCCATGGTGCAGGACAAGGCGGGGGTGCTCCATCGCGTGGTCACGCTGCTGCGCCGGCGGGGCTACAACATCGATTCGCTCAGCGTGGGCCGCAGTGAAACCGCGGGCATCTCGCGCATGACGCTGGTCGTCGAGGCGCCGGACGCCGTGCAGGTCGTGAAGCAGCTCGACCGACTGGTGGAAGTGATCGGCGTCCTCGACGTGTCGAATGCAGCTCCCGTGGTGCGCGAAACGGCACTCCTCAAGGTGCACACGAACGCCGAGCAGCTTGAGTACGCCCAACGGGCGGCCGAAGCGGCCGGCGCCCGGGTGCTCGATCGCACGGCCGCCGAAGTCATTTGCGAATACACCGACGTGCCCGAGCGCGTCGACGAGATGGTGCGCGCGATGCGCCGCTTCGGCATCGCGGAACTCATGCGCACTGGCCAACTGGCCATGCTCCGCGGCACGACGCCGCGCGTGCTCGAAGCACCCAACGACTACCGCGCGCAAGCCGATGGCGCGCCCCATGAGGAGGTTGCCTGA
- the ilvB gene encoding biosynthetic-type acetolactate synthase large subunit, with translation MTHDAQSTPYPGTISPSATPPADGAWRSGAQIMCEALIREGVTVCFGIPGGCIMPFYHAMWDYRAQLRHVLVRHEQGGGHAAEGYARATGQVGVCIGTSGPGATNLVSAIADAYMDGTPLVAITGQVPSHLLGTDAFQETDITGITVPITKHNYLVTDVQELPRVFREAFHIARTGRPGPVLIDITKDAQQARSIPDWDVPINLPGYHPAGRRLSDSATRAVDEAVFALTQASRPLILAGNGVIQSGATAALQRFAERTGTPVVTTLHGLGAMPHDHPLALGMPGMHGWVHVNRAIQRCDVLLNIGSRFDDRVTGKVATFAPHARIIHVDIDAAEIGKLVGTAIGIHGDARDVLELLIQRTSARPDRTAAWRADIAALQAEFAPRQHYRRATRTADLMPQDVFAAFNRVAARRDDWRVVTDVGQHQMWAAQLIDWRRPRSHITSGGAGTMGFAVPAAMGAAIADPTQTVWAICGDGGFQMTAAELATIRQERLANVKIAIVNNGYLGMVRQWQQLFEGERYSETPLSGPDFAMLAAAHGIRGITVEHAADAEDAVRAAWAHPGPVLIDFRVEREANVFPMVPAGRAIHDAVHDEAHHAEQTRSWRAARRPAPRGA, from the coding sequence ATGACCCACGACGCCCAATCCACCCCGTATCCCGGAACGATCTCCCCGTCGGCGACTCCGCCGGCCGACGGCGCCTGGCGTTCCGGCGCCCAGATCATGTGTGAAGCGCTCATCCGCGAGGGCGTCACCGTCTGTTTTGGCATTCCAGGCGGCTGCATCATGCCCTTCTACCACGCCATGTGGGACTATCGGGCACAGCTGCGGCATGTGCTCGTCCGCCACGAGCAGGGGGGCGGACACGCCGCCGAAGGATACGCTCGCGCCACCGGACAGGTCGGCGTGTGCATCGGCACCAGCGGCCCCGGCGCGACCAACCTCGTCAGCGCCATCGCCGACGCCTACATGGATGGAACGCCATTGGTGGCGATCACCGGGCAAGTGCCCAGCCACCTGCTCGGGACCGATGCGTTCCAGGAGACCGACATCACCGGCATCACGGTGCCGATCACGAAGCACAACTACCTCGTGACCGACGTGCAGGAGCTGCCGCGGGTTTTCCGCGAAGCATTTCACATCGCGCGCACCGGACGCCCCGGCCCCGTCCTCATCGACATCACCAAGGACGCGCAGCAGGCACGAAGCATTCCGGATTGGGATGTGCCGATCAACCTTCCTGGCTATCACCCGGCCGGTCGCCGACTGAGCGACAGCGCGACCCGAGCCGTGGACGAGGCGGTCTTCGCCCTGACTCAGGCGTCGCGTCCGCTCATTCTGGCCGGCAACGGGGTCATTCAGAGCGGCGCGACGGCCGCGCTGCAACGCTTTGCCGAGCGCACCGGTACGCCGGTCGTGACCACACTGCACGGCCTCGGCGCCATGCCCCATGATCATCCGCTCGCGCTGGGCATGCCTGGCATGCACGGCTGGGTGCACGTGAATCGCGCCATCCAGCGCTGTGACGTCCTCCTCAACATCGGCAGCCGCTTCGATGACCGCGTGACCGGCAAGGTCGCAACGTTCGCGCCACACGCGCGCATCATTCACGTGGACATCGATGCCGCCGAGATCGGAAAGCTGGTCGGCACCGCGATCGGCATTCACGGCGACGCGCGCGACGTGCTGGAATTGTTGATCCAGCGGACCTCGGCGCGCCCCGACCGCACGGCGGCGTGGCGTGCGGACATCGCTGCGCTGCAGGCCGAGTTCGCGCCGCGCCAGCACTATCGGCGCGCGACGCGGACCGCCGACCTGATGCCACAGGATGTCTTCGCGGCCTTCAACCGCGTCGCGGCCCGCCGCGACGATTGGCGCGTCGTGACGGATGTCGGGCAGCACCAGATGTGGGCGGCGCAGCTCATCGACTGGAGGCGCCCGCGCTCGCACATCACCAGCGGCGGCGCCGGGACCATGGGGTTCGCGGTGCCGGCTGCGATGGGGGCGGCCATCGCCGACCCGACGCAGACGGTCTGGGCCATCTGCGGTGATGGCGGATTCCAGATGACGGCGGCCGAACTGGCCACCATTCGGCAGGAACGGCTGGCGAACGTCAAGATCGCGATCGTCAACAACGGTTATCTCGGCATGGTGCGCCAGTGGCAGCAGCTGTTCGAGGGGGAGCGCTACAGTGAAACGCCGCTCTCCGGCCCCGACTTCGCCATGTTGGCGGCGGCGCATGGCATCCGCGGGATCACCGTCGAGCACGCCGCCGATGCCGAAGACGCGGTGCGCGCGGCGTGGGCGCACCCGGGGCCGGTCCTCATCGACTTCCGCGTGGAGCGTGAGGCGAATGTGTTTCCGATGGTACCCGCCGGGCGCGCCATCCACGATGCCGTGCACGACGAGGCCCATCACGCGGAGCAGACGCGCAGCTGGCGCGCGGCGCGTCGCCCCGCGCCGCGGGGGGCCTGA
- a CDS encoding acetylxylan esterase codes for MPAPAAVVATQPPAAQVLTITASHDDWLYRVGERASFTVRVLQNGRERPGVRVIVTLAPERMKPMRVDTIALPAGGARIDGALSAPGFLRLTATAEVDGMPLSEMATVGFNVSDIDASATLPDDFLAFWQKAIAEARRVPLAPQLTARPDLSTKTVDVYHVSFQNQKEGSRLYGMLSVPKAPGRYPAMLVVPGAGVRPYFPNTRLAARGVVHLTIGIHGIPVDRDSLLYNELRATALSGYQFFGIEDRDKYYYKRVIVGAVRAGDFLMSLPQVDTARYVVRGGSQGGMLTLAAAALDPRVKAIAVAHPALADHFGYRRGRAGGWPHVFADTSRLKAKAEIAATLPYYDGDNFARLVRVPGFYTWGYNDLTVAPTSAYAAYNLVSAPKELFIVKEIGHVQTPEMVARTEAFLLRHLGVTP; via the coding sequence ATGCCCGCACCGGCGGCCGTCGTCGCGACCCAGCCGCCCGCCGCCCAGGTCCTCACGATCACCGCCTCGCACGACGACTGGCTCTATCGCGTGGGAGAGCGCGCGTCGTTCACCGTGCGCGTGCTGCAGAACGGGCGCGAGCGCCCCGGTGTGCGGGTCATCGTGACGCTCGCGCCGGAGCGGATGAAGCCCATGCGCGTCGATACGATCGCCCTCCCGGCCGGCGGGGCGCGTATTGACGGTGCCCTGAGTGCGCCCGGTTTTCTGCGGCTCACCGCCACCGCCGAGGTGGATGGCATGCCCTTGAGCGAGATGGCGACCGTCGGCTTCAACGTGTCCGACATCGATGCCAGCGCCACGCTCCCCGACGACTTTCTGGCGTTCTGGCAGAAGGCGATCGCCGAGGCGCGTCGCGTGCCCCTCGCCCCGCAGCTCACGGCGCGCCCGGATCTCTCGACCAAAACGGTCGATGTGTATCACGTCTCCTTTCAGAACCAGAAGGAGGGGAGCCGGCTCTACGGCATGTTGTCGGTCCCCAAGGCGCCGGGGCGCTATCCGGCGATGCTCGTGGTGCCTGGCGCCGGCGTGCGGCCGTATTTCCCCAACACGCGCCTGGCCGCACGGGGGGTGGTGCATCTCACCATTGGCATTCACGGCATTCCCGTCGATCGCGATTCGCTGCTCTACAACGAGCTGCGCGCCACCGCGCTGAGCGGATACCAGTTCTTCGGCATCGAGGACCGTGACAAGTACTACTACAAGCGCGTGATCGTCGGTGCGGTGCGGGCCGGCGACTTCCTGATGTCGTTGCCGCAGGTCGACACCGCGCGTTACGTGGTGCGCGGCGGCAGTCAGGGCGGCATGCTCACGCTGGCCGCGGCCGCGCTCGATCCGCGGGTGAAGGCCATTGCGGTGGCCCACCCCGCGCTCGCCGATCATTTCGGCTATCGGCGCGGGCGCGCTGGTGGTTGGCCCCATGTCTTTGCCGACACCTCGCGCCTCAAAGCCAAGGCCGAGATTGCGGCCACACTCCCGTACTACGACGGCGATAATTTCGCGCGACTGGTCCGGGTGCCTGGCTTCTACACGTGGGGCTACAACGACCTCACCGTGGCTCCGACCTCCGCGTACGCGGCGTACAATCTCGTCAGCGCCCCCAAAGAGCTGTTCATCGTGAAGGAGATCGGCCACGTGCAGACGCCGGAGATGGTCGCACGCACCGAGGCCTTTCTGTTGCGCCATCTCGGGGTGACGCCCTAG